From the genome of Rathayibacter sp. VKM Ac-2759, one region includes:
- a CDS encoding NAD(P)/FAD-dependent oxidoreductase: MVDAVVVGAGPNGLAAAVTLARAGLSVTVLERNDTIGGGARTAELTLPGFHHDICSAVHPMALASEFFRRFALDQRIDLRVPEISYAHPLDGGRAGIAYRDIERTAGRLGRDGAAWRSLMAPLAERADRVAGFTNDALLRVPTDPSVLLRFGLRVLEQGSPLWNLRFSEDTAPAMLAGVAAHAIRPMPSLSTAAAALALGSYAHARGWPVPIGGSQSIVDAMADDLRAHGGTIETGVEVTSLSQLPQAKAVLLDLTPDALLSLASDRLPGAYAKALRMFRYGNGVAKVDFALDGPVPWTNPELARAGTLHVGGTRAEIAAAERDVAQGRHSENPYVLVAQPSLADPGRAPAGKHVLWAYTHVPRHSPAHQKEAITAQIERFAPGFRDRILAASSMTARDMQAYNPNYLGGDIAAGGASVAQLISRPVPSPDPWHTPAKGLYLCSSSTPPGPGVHGMAGWHAARSALRHEFGIRRSPDLAP; this comes from the coding sequence ATGGTCGACGCGGTCGTCGTCGGAGCGGGCCCCAACGGTCTCGCCGCCGCGGTCACCCTGGCCAGGGCCGGTCTCTCGGTCACCGTGCTCGAGCGCAACGACACGATCGGCGGCGGCGCGCGCACGGCCGAGCTGACCCTGCCCGGGTTCCACCACGACATCTGCTCGGCGGTGCACCCGATGGCGCTCGCGTCCGAGTTCTTCCGCCGCTTCGCGCTCGATCAGCGGATCGATCTGCGGGTGCCGGAGATCTCGTACGCGCATCCGCTCGACGGCGGCCGGGCCGGCATCGCCTACCGCGACATCGAGCGGACCGCCGGGCGCCTCGGGCGCGACGGCGCCGCCTGGCGCTCGCTGATGGCTCCGCTCGCCGAGCGGGCCGACCGCGTCGCCGGCTTCACCAACGACGCCCTGCTGCGCGTGCCGACCGATCCGTCGGTGCTCCTGCGCTTCGGGCTGCGCGTGCTCGAGCAGGGCTCGCCCCTCTGGAACCTGCGCTTCAGCGAGGACACCGCCCCGGCGATGCTGGCGGGGGTCGCGGCCCACGCGATCCGCCCGATGCCGAGCCTGTCGACGGCGGCCGCGGCTCTCGCGCTCGGCTCCTACGCGCACGCTCGGGGCTGGCCGGTGCCGATCGGAGGCAGCCAGTCCATCGTCGACGCGATGGCCGACGACCTCCGCGCCCACGGCGGCACGATCGAGACGGGCGTCGAGGTCACCTCGCTCTCGCAGCTGCCGCAGGCGAAGGCCGTGCTGCTCGATCTCACACCCGACGCGCTGCTCTCGCTCGCGAGCGACCGCCTGCCCGGCGCCTACGCGAAGGCGCTCCGGATGTTCCGCTACGGCAACGGTGTCGCCAAGGTCGACTTCGCCCTCGACGGGCCCGTCCCGTGGACGAACCCCGAACTCGCCCGCGCGGGCACCCTGCACGTCGGGGGCACGCGCGCCGAGATCGCCGCGGCCGAGCGCGACGTCGCGCAGGGCCGGCACAGCGAGAACCCCTACGTGCTGGTCGCACAGCCCTCCCTCGCCGATCCGGGTCGTGCGCCCGCGGGCAAGCACGTCCTCTGGGCGTACACCCACGTGCCCCGGCACTCGCCGGCGCACCAGAAGGAGGCGATCACCGCGCAGATCGAGCGCTTCGCCCCCGGGTTCCGCGATCGCATCCTCGCCGCCTCGTCGATGACGGCGCGCGACATGCAGGCGTACAACCCCAACTACCTCGGGGGCGACATCGCCGCCGGAGGCGCGAGCGTCGCCCAGCTGATCTCCCGGCCGGTCCCCTCGCCGGACCCGTGGCACACGCCCGCGAAGGGCCTCTACCTCTGCTCGTCCTCGACCCCGCCGGGCCCCGGCGTGCACGGGATGGCCGGCTGGCACGCCGCCCGGAGCGCGCTGCGCCACGAGTTCGGCATCCGGCGCTCTCCCGACCTGGCACCCTGA
- a CDS encoding DUF1992 domain-containing protein, translating to MSDAADRAARYAAGGGSGDEPGPTIPEDAQERAAFIETAIQQAIRRGDFDDLPGAGKPLEGLGQVHDPDWWIRRKIERENLTGLGPAAFLLRAEDRRLNDELDRLVRESEVRAALVDFNRRVVEARRQLLGGPPVVTPLRDVDAEVAAWTERRASRARPPEPPPIRRRWWRRAQPGS from the coding sequence GTGTCCGATGCGGCCGACCGCGCCGCCCGCTACGCCGCGGGCGGGGGCTCCGGTGACGAGCCGGGGCCGACGATCCCCGAGGACGCCCAGGAGCGGGCCGCGTTCATCGAGACCGCGATCCAGCAGGCGATCCGCCGCGGCGACTTCGACGACCTGCCCGGCGCGGGCAAGCCGCTCGAGGGGCTCGGCCAGGTCCACGATCCCGACTGGTGGATCCGCCGCAAGATCGAGCGCGAGAACCTCACCGGTCTCGGCCCGGCCGCGTTCCTGCTGCGCGCCGAGGACCGCCGGCTGAACGACGAGCTCGACCGCCTCGTCCGCGAGTCGGAGGTGCGCGCGGCGCTCGTCGACTTCAACCGCCGCGTCGTCGAGGCGCGACGGCAGCTGCTCGGCGGGCCGCCGGTCGTGACACCGCTCCGCGACGTCGACGCGGAGGTCGCCGCGTGGACCGAGCGGCGCGCGTCGCGAGCGCGCCCCCCGGAGCCGCCGCCGATCCGACGCCGCTGGTGGCGCCGAGCGCAACCCGGCTCCTGA
- a CDS encoding MBL fold metallo-hydrolase has product MELGPHLRRIGNDIVALYLVHTPEGVTLIDAGLPGHWAELLAELRLIGRSIDDVRGVILTHGDSDHLGFAERIRRDHGVPVFVHPADADRAKGGPKPANAKQTMKLGPVLGFAAYSLRKGGVRSHPLTEVVEVNDGETLDLPGSPRIIGLPGHSAGSIAVHVPLADAVFVGDGLTTRHVLTGADGPQPAPFTDEPEQALASLRLLLPTGATWVLPGHGAPWNGGVAAAVAAVESAARS; this is encoded by the coding sequence ATGGAACTCGGACCTCATCTCCGCCGCATCGGCAACGACATCGTCGCCCTCTACCTCGTCCACACGCCGGAGGGGGTGACCCTCATCGACGCCGGGCTGCCCGGTCACTGGGCGGAGCTCCTCGCCGAGCTCCGCCTGATCGGCCGCTCGATCGACGACGTGCGCGGCGTGATCCTCACCCACGGCGACTCCGACCACCTCGGCTTCGCCGAGCGGATCCGCCGCGACCACGGCGTGCCCGTCTTCGTGCACCCGGCCGACGCCGACCGCGCGAAGGGCGGCCCCAAGCCGGCGAACGCCAAGCAGACGATGAAGCTCGGGCCGGTGCTCGGCTTCGCGGCCTACTCGCTCCGCAAGGGCGGCGTCCGGTCGCACCCGCTCACCGAGGTCGTCGAGGTGAACGACGGCGAGACCCTCGATCTGCCGGGATCGCCCCGGATCATCGGCCTGCCGGGCCACTCCGCGGGGAGCATCGCCGTGCACGTCCCGCTCGCCGACGCCGTGTTCGTGGGCGACGGGCTGACCACTCGCCACGTGCTGACCGGCGCGGACGGGCCGCAGCCGGCTCCGTTCACCGACGAGCCGGAGCAGGCGCTCGCCTCGCTGCGGCTGCTCCTGCCCACGGGAGCCACCTGGGTGCTGCCGGGTCACGGCGCGCCGTGGAACGGCGGGGTCGCGGCGGCCGTCGCCGCGGTCGAGAGCGCCGCCCGCTCCTGA
- a CDS encoding MFS transporter, which yields MDPRRQRAIALLVAGCFFMENLDATIVTTAAPAIGADLGVDSAAVAITVTAFLLTVAVLIPASGWLSERFGVRRVFTLAIAVFTIASLLCALSPTLPLLVAARVLQGVGGALMVPVGRLAVLRVTPREGIIRAIAILVWPGLVAPIVAPFVGGLLTTYASWHWIFLINLPLGVVAFVIARRIIPATAEAVPPPLDVTGLVLVAVGLGALVGASGLVSADRIDPLAPALAVAGAAVTLVAVRHLRRTPHPLVRLDAFRFATFRVANASGSLYRATISAVPFLLPLLFQDAFGWDAVQAGSVVLALFVGNLAIKPATTWLLRTAGFRAVLVVSNLVGVACMAAMAFLTDDVPIPAIVALLVLSGVARSAGFTAYNTVTFAEVPPEGMSGANTLSATTQQVAAGFGVAAGGIALAVGSAFGPGLVPYRFAFLAMAALTLVPLVAAARLSRDSGSALTR from the coding sequence CTGGATCCCCGACGCCAACGCGCCATCGCCCTCCTCGTCGCGGGCTGCTTCTTCATGGAGAACCTCGACGCGACGATCGTGACCACGGCGGCGCCCGCGATCGGCGCCGACCTGGGCGTCGACTCCGCGGCGGTCGCGATCACCGTCACCGCGTTCCTCCTCACCGTCGCGGTGCTCATCCCCGCCTCGGGCTGGCTCAGCGAGCGCTTCGGCGTGCGCCGCGTCTTCACGCTCGCGATCGCGGTCTTCACGATCGCGTCGCTGCTGTGCGCGCTCAGCCCGACCCTGCCGCTGCTCGTGGCGGCACGGGTGCTGCAGGGGGTCGGCGGTGCGCTGATGGTGCCGGTCGGCCGGCTCGCGGTGCTCCGCGTCACGCCGCGCGAGGGGATCATCCGCGCGATCGCGATCCTCGTCTGGCCCGGCCTCGTCGCTCCGATCGTCGCGCCCTTCGTCGGCGGGCTGCTCACCACCTACGCCTCGTGGCACTGGATCTTCCTGATCAACCTGCCGCTCGGCGTGGTCGCGTTCGTGATCGCCCGGCGCATCATCCCGGCGACGGCCGAGGCGGTGCCGCCGCCGCTCGACGTCACGGGCCTCGTGCTCGTCGCCGTCGGCCTCGGCGCGCTGGTCGGCGCCTCCGGTCTCGTCTCGGCCGACCGGATCGACCCGCTCGCCCCGGCCCTCGCCGTCGCCGGCGCGGCCGTCACGCTCGTGGCGGTGCGGCACCTGCGACGCACTCCGCACCCGCTCGTCCGCCTCGACGCGTTCCGCTTCGCCACCTTCCGCGTCGCCAACGCCAGCGGTTCGCTCTACCGCGCGACGATCAGCGCGGTGCCGTTCCTGCTGCCGCTGCTGTTCCAGGACGCCTTCGGCTGGGACGCGGTGCAGGCGGGGTCCGTCGTGCTCGCGCTGTTCGTCGGCAACCTGGCGATCAAGCCGGCGACGACCTGGCTGCTGCGCACCGCGGGGTTCCGCGCGGTGCTGGTCGTCTCGAACCTGGTCGGGGTCGCCTGCATGGCGGCGATGGCGTTCCTTACCGACGACGTGCCGATCCCGGCGATCGTCGCGCTGCTGGTGCTCAGCGGCGTCGCCCGCTCGGCGGGGTTCACGGCCTACAACACCGTCACCTTCGCCGAGGTGCCGCCCGAGGGGATGTCGGGCGCGAACACGCTGAGCGCGACGACCCAGCAGGTCGCGGCGGGCTTCGGAGTCGCGGCGGGCGGGATCGCGCTGGCCGTCGGCTCGGCGTTCGGCCCCGGTCTCGTGCCCTACCGCTTCGCGTTCCTCGCGATGGCCGCGCTCACGCTCGTGCCGCTGGTCGCGGCGGCCCGGCTGAGCCGCGACTCCGGGAGCGCCCTCACGCGCTGA
- a CDS encoding FRG domain-containing protein → MASTSFPDFAVGMQHRVEHGWHVWTVRSPQELTQVSGYLRFRGKTGLALFRGQSILYSDVLATAFRSASGNVGAATVQKHAAALRSYIDQIVGAPCSCRSHVRKYGHSHECKEVVSARGALLNETYRAAVEPLLQHYGLRTRWIDVVDNIWVALWFACHKQVSVGRYAHHARRSIAQEGRGAMAYVLVISTGAMQPTEIPGYQISEDVRFVDLRYCVPSLYLRPHAQHGALLAPRRLEAGPSAFGSMHSQVAGVIEVALDDALQWLGQGSMTSASVLFPGATHDTGFRLLLEESVEPPLALGTLTIYGPAE, encoded by the coding sequence ATGGCTTCCACCTCATTCCCCGACTTCGCAGTCGGCATGCAACATCGTGTTGAACACGGATGGCATGTCTGGACGGTCAGGAGTCCGCAGGAACTTACGCAGGTTTCCGGCTATCTGCGTTTTCGGGGCAAGACTGGACTTGCCCTTTTTCGAGGGCAGTCGATCCTTTACTCAGACGTGCTTGCAACGGCCTTTCGATCTGCAAGCGGAAATGTTGGAGCGGCGACCGTGCAGAAGCATGCCGCCGCACTACGATCCTATATAGATCAGATTGTTGGCGCTCCCTGTAGTTGTCGATCGCATGTAAGAAAATATGGACACTCGCACGAGTGTAAGGAGGTCGTTTCCGCGAGGGGAGCCCTTCTCAATGAAACCTATCGGGCGGCGGTAGAACCTTTACTTCAACATTACGGACTGCGCACCCGCTGGATCGATGTCGTCGACAATATCTGGGTGGCTCTATGGTTTGCCTGCCATAAGCAGGTCAGTGTTGGTCGCTACGCACACCATGCCCGTCGATCGATAGCGCAAGAAGGACGTGGAGCGATGGCGTACGTCCTTGTCATTTCCACGGGAGCCATGCAGCCAACAGAAATACCTGGCTATCAGATTTCTGAGGACGTGCGCTTTGTGGATCTCCGATACTGCGTGCCGTCCTTGTATTTGCGGCCGCATGCTCAGCATGGCGCACTGCTCGCTCCCCGGCGGCTCGAAGCCGGCCCTAGCGCATTCGGTTCGATGCATTCGCAGGTCGCCGGAGTTATTGAGGTTGCGCTAGACGATGCGCTTCAGTGGCTTGGTCAGGGTTCAATGACTTCTGCTTCTGTGCTATTTCCAGGCGCTACGCACGACACCGGTTTCCGCCTGCTTCTAGAGGAATCGGTTGAGCCTCCGCTGGCCCTGGGGACACTCACGATATATGGCCCTGCTGAATGA
- a CDS encoding pyridoxamine 5'-phosphate oxidase family protein, giving the protein MAAIFDSLDENLTTWIQAQPMWFVATAPLGAEGHVNISPRGLDSFSVLGPRRVGWVDYTGSGVETIAHLRENGRVCLMFASFGSRPRIVRLHGHGSVHLPGTPGFDEVVALHPENPSTRAVITVDLSRISDACGWGVPVMELTGERDLLRLQAEKKGPEGMAEYRATRNAVSIDGLPGFPVEG; this is encoded by the coding sequence ATGGCCGCGATCTTCGACTCCCTCGACGAGAACCTGACGACCTGGATCCAGGCGCAGCCGATGTGGTTCGTCGCGACGGCGCCCCTCGGAGCCGAGGGGCACGTCAACATCTCGCCGCGCGGGCTCGACTCGTTCTCGGTGCTCGGGCCGCGCCGGGTCGGCTGGGTCGACTACACCGGCAGCGGAGTCGAGACGATCGCGCACCTGCGCGAGAACGGGCGGGTGTGCCTGATGTTCGCCTCGTTCGGGAGCCGTCCGCGGATCGTCCGGCTGCACGGGCACGGCTCGGTGCACCTCCCCGGCACGCCCGGGTTCGACGAGGTCGTGGCGCTGCACCCCGAGAACCCCAGCACGCGGGCCGTCATCACCGTCGACCTCTCCCGCATCAGCGACGCGTGCGGCTGGGGCGTGCCCGTCATGGAGCTGACCGGCGAGCGCGATCTGCTCCGGCTGCAGGCGGAGAAGAAGGGGCCGGAGGGCATGGCGGAGTACCGGGCGACCCGGAACGCCGTGAGCATCGACGGTCTGCCCGGATTCCCGGTGGAGGGCTGA
- a CDS encoding LacI family DNA-binding transcriptional regulator — MAQPRRRATLASVAESAGVSLKTASNAVNGTGRMSEQTRARVEAAVRELGYTVNIAARSLTRGRTDAVSLAVPTLKAAYLAELAEAVIETARDMGLAVYVTTYPDDGIDGSRRLLQRFDSQRTDGLLLSLSEHETLDRSAFEVEFPLVCVGTRDTFDLADRVTTDDVADARAAAAHLLERGSTSLAVVGAHMPFDAAVIGTAREGNAELRMRGVSEELAAAGRALDPRLVGVTGYDWSIGSGFRVARELVRSGVPFDGLVCFNDGLATGAISALREGGLRIPEDVQVIGFDNVEESAFLTPPLTSMDSRIEWIARTSLERLTARIDGVDAAPATVFARSRVIARGTTR; from the coding sequence ATGGCACAACCCCGCAGGAGGGCCACCCTCGCCTCGGTGGCGGAGAGCGCCGGCGTCTCCCTCAAGACCGCGTCGAACGCCGTCAACGGCACGGGCCGCATGTCGGAGCAGACGCGCGCGCGTGTGGAGGCGGCCGTGCGGGAGCTCGGCTACACGGTCAACATCGCCGCCCGCAGCCTGACCCGGGGGCGCACGGACGCGGTCTCCCTGGCGGTCCCGACGCTCAAGGCGGCGTACCTCGCCGAGCTGGCCGAGGCCGTCATCGAGACGGCGCGCGACATGGGCCTCGCGGTCTACGTGACGACCTACCCCGACGACGGGATCGACGGCTCCCGTCGGCTGCTGCAGCGCTTCGACTCCCAGCGCACCGACGGGCTGCTGCTCTCGCTCTCGGAGCACGAGACCCTCGACCGGTCCGCCTTCGAGGTCGAGTTCCCCCTGGTCTGCGTCGGAACCCGGGACACCTTCGACCTCGCCGACAGGGTGACGACCGACGACGTGGCCGATGCCCGGGCCGCCGCCGCCCACCTCCTCGAGCGGGGCAGCACCTCCCTCGCCGTGGTGGGAGCCCACATGCCCTTCGACGCCGCCGTCATCGGCACCGCCCGGGAGGGCAACGCCGAGCTGAGAATGCGCGGGGTGTCCGAGGAGCTGGCGGCCGCGGGGCGCGCCCTCGATCCCCGCCTGGTCGGCGTGACCGGCTACGACTGGTCCATCGGCTCCGGATTCCGCGTCGCCCGCGAGCTCGTGCGGTCGGGAGTCCCCTTCGACGGACTGGTCTGCTTCAACGACGGTCTCGCGACCGGGGCGATCTCGGCGCTGCGCGAGGGCGGCCTCCGCATCCCGGAGGACGTGCAGGTGATCGGCTTCGACAACGTCGAGGAGTCCGCGTTCCTGACGCCCCCGCTGACGTCGATGGACTCGCGGATCGAGTGGATCGCCCGGACCTCGCTCGAGCGGTTGACCGCGCGGATCGACGGGGTCGACGCGGCGCCGGCCACCGTCTTCGCCCGGTCGCGGGTGATCGCCCGCGGCACGACGCGCTGA
- a CDS encoding SRPBCC family protein translates to MSRNTRVFHCPPESVFAVFANGWLFPGWVVGSSRMREVGRDWPHVGSKLHHSFGVWPLVIDDETTVLEWDPSSRFLIQAAGWPMGEARVLLEVEEHARGSRVRIHETAVKGPGTLIPKPLLHSFLWIRNIETLRRLAHMAEAGANGRTLEPAALASPRDREGMPVKKHLLPRALGTIASVAVGSLALRAVSAAVRRARA, encoded by the coding sequence ATGTCCCGCAACACCCGCGTCTTCCACTGCCCGCCCGAATCCGTCTTCGCGGTCTTCGCCAACGGCTGGCTGTTCCCCGGCTGGGTGGTGGGATCGTCGAGGATGCGCGAGGTCGGCCGCGACTGGCCGCACGTCGGCTCGAAGCTGCACCACTCGTTCGGTGTGTGGCCGCTCGTCATCGACGACGAGACCACCGTGCTCGAGTGGGATCCGTCGAGTCGCTTCCTCATCCAGGCGGCCGGCTGGCCGATGGGCGAGGCGCGCGTGCTGCTCGAGGTCGAGGAGCACGCCCGCGGCTCCCGGGTCCGCATCCACGAGACCGCGGTGAAGGGCCCGGGGACGCTCATCCCCAAGCCGCTCCTGCACTCGTTCCTCTGGATCCGCAACATCGAGACCCTCCGCCGGCTCGCGCACATGGCCGAGGCGGGCGCCAATGGGCGGACCCTCGAGCCGGCGGCGCTCGCCTCGCCGCGCGACCGCGAGGGGATGCCGGTGAAGAAGCACCTCCTGCCGCGCGCGCTCGGCACGATCGCCTCGGTGGCCGTGGGCTCGCTCGCGCTGCGCGCGGTGAGCGCGGCGGTCAGGCGCGCGCGGGCCTGA
- a CDS encoding alpha/beta hydrolase-fold protein yields MTTLLGLSLLSGPLVIGVYAVAALAFLLLAIAFVRARRHGRRRRLVLAASVLVSAAIAGAALAALLDGTDGPFGVDFTPVTRVWIGLGLGGLALVAVVLVHALATRRPLRLLASLGVGVLVIATAAMSVNIDFGQYPTVRSALGISPYPTVGDPIAVPSGEHASLAEWTAPAGMPSVGTVSTVSIPGTTSGFAARDAVVYLPPAALTDDPPLLPVMVMLSGQPGSPSDPLSTESLQASLDAYAAAHAGLAPIVVSPDQLGDPSANPMCIDSPLGNSATYLTVDVPNWIRANLPVMSDAHDWAIGGLSQGGTCAIQLGAGYPQLFGNIIVASGELAPTLGDDATTIAKGFGGSAAAYEAAKPASIMAAKAPYADTFALFGVGANDTSFLSGVKTLYADAQAAGMDASYMEVPDSAHDKTAWSATFDKGLELLTARWNLVPAS; encoded by the coding sequence ATGACCACACTCCTCGGGCTCAGCCTGCTCTCGGGCCCCCTCGTGATCGGCGTCTACGCGGTCGCCGCGCTCGCCTTCCTCCTGCTCGCGATCGCCTTCGTCCGGGCGCGGCGCCACGGCCGCCGCCGCCGGCTCGTGCTCGCCGCCTCCGTCCTCGTCTCCGCCGCGATCGCCGGCGCGGCCCTCGCCGCGCTGCTCGACGGCACCGACGGGCCGTTCGGCGTCGACTTCACCCCGGTGACGCGGGTCTGGATCGGTCTCGGCCTCGGCGGTCTCGCCCTGGTCGCGGTCGTGCTCGTGCACGCGCTCGCCACCCGGCGCCCGCTCCGGCTGCTCGCCTCCCTCGGGGTCGGCGTGCTCGTGATCGCCACCGCCGCGATGTCGGTCAACATCGACTTCGGCCAGTACCCGACGGTCCGCAGCGCCCTCGGCATCAGCCCGTACCCCACGGTCGGCGATCCGATCGCCGTTCCGAGCGGCGAGCACGCGAGCCTCGCGGAGTGGACCGCTCCGGCCGGGATGCCCTCGGTCGGCACGGTCTCGACCGTGAGCATCCCGGGCACGACCTCGGGGTTCGCCGCCCGCGACGCCGTCGTCTACCTGCCTCCCGCCGCGCTCACCGACGATCCGCCGCTGCTGCCCGTGATGGTGATGCTCTCGGGCCAGCCCGGCTCCCCCTCCGACCCGCTCTCGACCGAGAGCCTGCAGGCCTCGCTCGACGCCTACGCCGCCGCGCACGCGGGCCTCGCGCCGATCGTGGTCTCGCCCGATCAGCTCGGCGACCCCTCCGCGAACCCGATGTGCATCGACTCGCCGCTCGGGAACTCCGCCACCTACCTCACCGTCGACGTCCCCAACTGGATCCGCGCCAACCTGCCGGTGATGAGCGACGCCCACGACTGGGCGATCGGCGGACTCTCGCAGGGCGGGACCTGCGCGATCCAGCTGGGCGCCGGGTACCCGCAGCTGTTCGGCAACATCATCGTCGCCTCGGGCGAGCTCGCGCCGACCCTCGGCGACGACGCGACCACCATCGCGAAGGGCTTCGGCGGCAGCGCGGCGGCCTACGAGGCCGCCAAGCCCGCGAGCATCATGGCGGCGAAGGCACCCTACGCCGACACCTTCGCGCTGTTCGGAGTCGGAGCGAACGACACGTCGTTCCTCTCGGGCGTCAAGACGCTCTACGCCGACGCGCAGGCGGCCGGCATGGACGCCTCCTACATGGAGGTCCCGGACAGCGCCCACGACAAGACGGCCTGGTCGGCCACCTTCGACAAGGGCCTCGAGCTGCTGACCGCGCGCTGGAACCTGGTGCCCGCCTCCTGA
- a CDS encoding asparaginase domain-containing protein, translated as MTDRILLLTTGGTIDKEYSLAGELEIGEPTAPRLLEPVLSTLEFRIERILAKDSLDLDDEDRALLRDRVLSAEEDRIVITHGTDTMTASAEAIGTVRDRVVVLTGAMQPARMRDSDASFNLGAAVAAVQLLPPGVYIAMSGRVLPAGSVVKDRAAGVFLPA; from the coding sequence GTGACAGACCGCATCCTCCTCCTCACCACCGGCGGCACGATCGACAAGGAGTACTCGCTCGCGGGCGAGCTCGAGATCGGCGAGCCGACCGCGCCGCGCCTGCTCGAGCCCGTGCTGTCGACTCTCGAGTTCCGCATCGAGCGGATCCTCGCGAAGGACAGCCTCGATCTCGACGACGAGGATCGCGCGCTCCTGCGCGACCGCGTGCTCAGCGCGGAGGAGGACCGCATCGTGATCACCCACGGCACCGACACCATGACGGCGTCGGCCGAGGCGATCGGCACCGTCCGCGACCGCGTCGTCGTCCTCACCGGGGCGATGCAGCCGGCGCGGATGCGCGACAGCGACGCCTCCTTCAACCTCGGCGCGGCCGTCGCCGCCGTCCAGCTCCTCCCCCCGGGCGTCTACATCGCGATGAGCGGCCGCGTCCTGCCGGCCGGCTCCGTCGTCAAGGACCGCGCCGCGGGCGTGTTCCTGCCCGCGTGA
- a CDS encoding TetR/AcrR family transcriptional regulator, whose translation MPTPERTSLDAIVRAAADLLEEEGLAGVTMQAVAERVGVRAPSLYKRIEGRDALIRRVAEATLRDYADRLGAIETAEGLADAMRTFGHERPAAFLLVMAPAPRTPLAAQEYRDAASERLLEITARLAGEEHALDAARTLTAWATGFIGMEINGAFTLGGDVDSAWRFGVSRVVEALRSA comes from the coding sequence ATGCCGACTCCCGAGCGCACCTCCCTCGACGCGATCGTCCGCGCCGCCGCCGACCTGCTCGAGGAGGAGGGACTCGCGGGCGTGACGATGCAGGCCGTCGCCGAGCGGGTCGGCGTGCGCGCCCCCTCCCTCTACAAGCGCATCGAGGGGCGCGACGCCCTGATCCGACGGGTCGCGGAGGCGACGCTGCGCGACTACGCCGACCGCCTCGGCGCGATCGAGACGGCCGAGGGGCTCGCCGACGCGATGCGGACGTTCGGGCACGAGAGGCCGGCCGCGTTCCTCCTGGTGATGGCGCCCGCGCCCCGCACCCCGCTCGCGGCGCAGGAGTACCGCGACGCCGCGAGCGAGCGGCTCCTCGAGATCACCGCGCGGCTGGCCGGCGAGGAGCACGCCCTCGACGCGGCGCGGACGCTGACCGCGTGGGCGACGGGCTTCATCGGCATGGAGATCAACGGAGCCTTCACGCTCGGCGGCGATGTCGACAGCGCGTGGCGGTTCGGCGTGAGCCGGGTCGTCGAGGCGCTGCGCAGCGCCTGA
- a CDS encoding SDR family oxidoreductase, which yields MSRGVAVVTGGTAGLGRATVRELASRGWDVAVLARGEDGLAATLAEIEQAGRRGLAIPTDVADREAVESAADRVEAELGPIELWVNDAMVGVFGEFLSTEPADFERAVAVNFFGFVNGTRAALSRMTPRDRGHVIQVGSALAHRGIPLQAAYCASKFGARGFTESVTAELLHSRSGVKLSEVDMPALNTIQFNWVKSQLPHHPQPVPPIYEPEVGAIAIADVADKPRRRTWVGEPTAGTILGDRFAGAFMDWFLARSAFDGQQAPDKTEPMLPNNVYEPVAGDHGARGLFSDRAHTMTPQIWMIRHRALSYAGAAVAVAAGAVGAVAALRRK from the coding sequence ATGAGCCGCGGCGTGGCCGTGGTCACCGGAGGCACCGCCGGGCTCGGCCGGGCGACCGTGCGCGAGCTCGCCTCGCGCGGCTGGGACGTCGCCGTGCTCGCGCGCGGAGAGGACGGACTCGCCGCGACGCTGGCCGAGATCGAGCAGGCGGGGCGCCGGGGCCTGGCGATCCCGACCGATGTCGCCGACCGCGAGGCCGTCGAGTCTGCCGCCGACCGCGTCGAGGCCGAGCTCGGCCCGATCGAGCTGTGGGTGAACGACGCCATGGTCGGCGTCTTCGGCGAGTTCCTGTCGACCGAGCCCGCCGACTTCGAGCGCGCGGTGGCCGTCAACTTCTTCGGCTTCGTCAACGGCACCCGCGCCGCCCTCTCGCGGATGACGCCGCGCGACCGCGGGCACGTCATCCAGGTGGGCTCCGCCCTCGCGCACCGGGGCATCCCGCTGCAGGCGGCCTACTGCGCCTCCAAGTTCGGTGCGCGCGGCTTCACCGAGTCGGTGACCGCGGAGCTCCTGCACTCCAGGAGCGGCGTGAAGCTCTCCGAGGTCGACATGCCGGCGCTCAACACCATCCAGTTCAACTGGGTGAAGTCGCAGCTGCCGCACCACCCGCAGCCGGTGCCGCCGATCTACGAGCCCGAGGTGGGCGCCATCGCGATCGCCGACGTCGCCGACAAGCCGCGCCGCCGCACCTGGGTCGGCGAGCCGACGGCCGGGACGATCCTCGGCGACCGCTTCGCCGGCGCCTTCATGGACTGGTTCCTCGCCCGCAGCGCCTTCGACGGGCAGCAGGCTCCCGACAAGACGGAGCCGATGCTCCCCAACAACGTCTACGAGCCGGTCGCCGGCGACCACGGCGCCCGCGGGCTGTTCAGCGATCGCGCGCACACCATGACTCCGCAGATCTGGATGATCAGGCACCGGGCCCTCAGCTACGCGGGAGCGGCCGTCGCCGTCGCCGCGGGCGCCGTCGGGGCCGTCGCCGCACTGCGGAGGAAGTGA